The Cohnella abietis genome has a segment encoding these proteins:
- a CDS encoding SulP family inorganic anion transporter, whose protein sequence is MLERIRFNWFSNVRADVLAGITTVLALIPDSLAFAFIAGVNPMISIYSTISILVLISIFGGRPAMVSSTAGSMAVLMTALVAQHGVEYLFAATILTGVIQLGMGLLKMGRWMSFVPHSVITGFINSLAILIFVSQLRYFEGQSWMMYAMVAATLAIIYILPKFTKAVPSPLVAVAFMTIVVVFMQLNLSTVGSLANIEPTIPFLHIPSIPFTLDTLWILLPTSLSLAIVGYSETLLTQTIIDEMTEEKTSKDKEMRGQGIANTVTGFFGGMAGCALIAESAINVKVGGRGRLSTLVAGLVLFILVFVLDDVLNSIPIAALVGVMMMVCIEIFDWNYFRNIRSKPVAHTAIMLITVAIVVVTRDLAIGVIVGVILSVLVYAYRSATQLEIHEELDGDEKIYRVRGQLFFVSSDTLLDRIDFNDDNDKVCLDLTATHVWDHTAAKTLDKIVDRLKSKGKDVRVLHQVSKPKLGIKSS, encoded by the coding sequence ATGCTTGAACGAATACGATTTAATTGGTTTTCTAACGTACGAGCAGACGTGTTAGCAGGAATCACGACTGTACTAGCATTAATTCCGGATTCGCTGGCATTTGCTTTTATCGCGGGTGTAAATCCCATGATTAGCATCTATTCGACGATTAGCATACTAGTGCTAATTTCTATATTTGGTGGAAGACCGGCGATGGTTTCTTCGACTGCGGGATCTATGGCTGTATTAATGACGGCACTTGTCGCACAGCATGGCGTAGAGTACCTGTTCGCAGCTACCATCCTTACAGGGGTCATTCAGCTTGGAATGGGATTGCTGAAGATGGGGAGATGGATGAGCTTTGTGCCGCACTCCGTCATTACTGGATTCATCAATTCGCTGGCCATTCTTATTTTTGTTTCACAGCTTCGCTATTTCGAGGGTCAGTCATGGATGATGTACGCTATGGTCGCCGCGACTTTAGCTATTATATATATTTTACCGAAATTCACTAAAGCTGTGCCTTCACCTTTGGTTGCGGTCGCATTTATGACTATTGTCGTCGTATTTATGCAGTTGAATTTAAGCACGGTAGGCAGTCTAGCTAATATCGAGCCTACAATCCCGTTCCTGCACATTCCTAGCATCCCCTTCACGCTGGATACGCTGTGGATTTTACTGCCGACCTCTCTATCTCTGGCTATCGTCGGATATTCAGAAACGCTTCTGACGCAAACGATTATTGATGAGATGACGGAGGAGAAAACAAGCAAGGACAAGGAGATGAGGGGACAAGGTATAGCCAATACAGTTACAGGCTTCTTCGGTGGAATGGCTGGCTGTGCGCTGATTGCGGAATCCGCTATTAACGTTAAGGTCGGAGGGCGGGGAAGGCTCTCTACTTTAGTTGCTGGTTTAGTGCTGTTTATACTGGTATTCGTGCTGGATGATGTGTTGAACAGTATTCCGATTGCGGCGCTAGTTGGCGTTATGATGATGGTGTGCATTGAAATTTTTGACTGGAATTATTTCCGAAATATTCGCAGCAAGCCGGTAGCCCACACTGCAATTATGCTTATCACAGTAGCAATCGTTGTTGTGACCCGCGACTTGGCGATCGGTGTTATTGTCGGAGTTATCCTGAGCGTGCTTGTTTATGCTTACCGTTCCGCCACTCAGCTCGAAATTCACGAAGAGCTTGACGGAGACGAGAAAATATACAGAGTGCGGGGGCAGCTATTCTTCGTCTCCAGCGATACACTCCTTGACCGAATCGACTTTAATGACGATAACGATAAAGTGTGCCTAGATCTAACAGCTACTCACGTCTGGGACCACACGGCCGCCAAAACCTTGGACAAGATTGTCGATCGGCTTAAGAGCAAAGGCAAAGATGTCCGTGTGCTACATCAAGTCAGTAAGCCGAAACTAGGGATAAAGAGTTCGTAG
- a CDS encoding MgtC/SapB family protein yields the protein MTITPGIWEISHVELTIRIVCALVIGGLIGLEREWGDHAAGFRTHILVCLGSALIMLLSIYGFSQFAYEANVRMDPARLAAQVISGIGFLGAGTILRTGMSISGLTTAASLWVVAALGLAVGAGFYYGALLTASLVLINLFFLNKLEKLFTRKRKIIEAKLTMKDSSGQLQLVMGKIEHYGAAIISITADSIKQDKEEPLLQLNLKLKVEKFKKIPQLLDDLRLLDGVSQISYQLVDAKVHKTAKASKKESNAQF from the coding sequence ATGACAATTACTCCTGGTATTTGGGAAATTAGCCATGTCGAGCTTACAATTCGAATCGTATGTGCTCTAGTTATCGGCGGTTTAATTGGACTTGAGAGAGAGTGGGGAGACCATGCGGCAGGTTTCCGCACCCACATTCTCGTGTGCCTTGGCTCTGCTTTAATTATGCTTTTATCTATTTACGGGTTTAGCCAGTTTGCTTATGAAGCTAATGTACGAATGGATCCCGCGAGGTTAGCTGCACAAGTGATTAGTGGGATCGGGTTCTTGGGAGCAGGGACGATCCTTCGTACAGGTATGTCGATCTCAGGCTTGACGACGGCTGCTTCTCTTTGGGTAGTTGCAGCACTTGGTTTGGCTGTAGGAGCGGGCTTCTACTATGGTGCTTTGTTAACTGCCTCTCTAGTGCTGATCAATTTGTTTTTTTTGAATAAGCTTGAGAAGCTCTTCACACGGAAAAGAAAAATAATAGAAGCCAAGCTCACAATGAAGGACTCTTCAGGGCAATTGCAGCTGGTAATGGGGAAAATAGAGCATTATGGCGCAGCCATAATCAGCATAACAGCGGATTCAATTAAACAGGATAAAGAAGAGCCCTTGCTGCAGCTTAATCTAAAGCTAAAAGTCGAAAAATTCAAAAAAATCCCTCAGCTTCTGGATGATCTAAGGCTCCTTGATGGAGTGTCTCAGATTAGCTACCAGCTAGTGGATGCTAAAGTGCATAAAACAGCAAAAGCGAGCAAAAAGGAATCCAATGCTCAGTTCTGA